A single genomic interval of Malania oleifera isolate guangnan ecotype guangnan chromosome 11, ASM2987363v1, whole genome shotgun sequence harbors:
- the LOC131167473 gene encoding UDP-glycosyltransferase 71A16-like — translation MELESHALESILLDGNIPPVYPVGPILNLQQQQEAGPAGIMTWLDEQPPLSAVFLCFGSMGSFGPDQVKEIARALERSGYRFLWSLRRPPSKEIGAMISEYVDLQEVLPEGFLDRTIHTGKVIGWAPQVAILSHPAIGGFVSHCGWNSTLESVWCGVPIATWPMYAEQQINAFQRERERERERERSPIAQLLPQWYQLEWNLLGIQYFIYAKHNS, via the coding sequence ATGGAGCTGGAATCACATGCTCTCGAGTCCATTCTACTGGATGGTAACATCCCTCCGGTGTATCCCGTGGGGCCTATACTCAATTTACAACAACAGCAAGAGGCTGGACCCGCCGGAATCATGACGTGGCTCGACGAGCAGCCTCCTTTATCGGCTGTGTTCTTATGCTTCGGAAGCATGGGAAGTTTTGGTCCCGATCAAGTAAAAGAGATTGCACGAGCCCTAGAGCGTAGTGGGTATAGGTTCCTATGGTCCTTGCGCCGACCGCCATCAAAGGAGATCGGTGCAATGATCAGTGAATATGTCGATCTACAAGAAGTCTTGCCAGAAGGATTCTTGGATCGGACCATTCATACAGGCAAGGTGATTGGATGGGCTCCGCAAGTAGCGATCCTGTCCCACCCAGCAATTGGTGGGTTCGTCTCACACTGTGGATGGAACTCCACGTTAGAGAGTGTGTGGTGCGGGGTTCCGATTGCCACTTGGCCGATGTACGCAGAGCAACAGATTAATGCctttcaaagagagagagagagagagagagagagagagcgttcTCCTATTGCTCAACTCCTACCTCAGTGGTATCAATTAGAATGGAATCTCTTAGGTATCCAATATTTTATCTACGCGAAACATAACTcataa